One Ornithinicoccus hortensis genomic window, CGCCGGCGCCATGCTGTGGCAGCACATGTTCTGGTTCTTCGGCCACCCCGAGGTCTACATCATCGCGCTGCCGTTCTTCGGCCTGATCTCCGAGATCGTCCCGACGTTCAGCCGCAAGCCGCTGTTCGGCTACAAGACGATGGTCTTCGCGGTCGTGGCGATCGCGGCCCTGTCGGTGAGCGTGTGGGCCCACCACATGTACGCCACCGGTGCGGTGCTGCTGGAGTTCTTCGCGATCATGACGATGCTGATCGCGGTCCCGACCGGGCTGAAGTTCTTCAACTGGGTCGGCACCATGTGGCGCGGCAAGATCACCTTCGAGACCCCCATGGTGTGGTCGTTGGGCTTCCTGGTGACCTTCCTGTTCGGTGGCCTCACCGGCGTCATCCTGGCCAGCCCGGTCCTCGACTTCCACGTGACCGACTCCTACTTCGTCGTGGCGCACTTCCACTACGTGGTGTTCGGCACGGTCGTGTTCGCGATGTTCGCCGGCTTCTACTTCTGGTGGCCCAAGTTCACCGGTCACATGCTCAACGAGAAACTGGGCAAGCTGCACTTCTGGATGCTCTTCTTCGGGTTCCACGGCACCTTCCTGATCCAGCACTGGCTGGGCGTCGTCGGTATGCCGCGCCGCTACGCGGACTATCTGCCCGAGGACGGGTTCACCTGGATGAACCAGGTCTCCACCGTCTCCTCGTTCCTGCTGGGCGCCTCGATGCTGCCGTTCCTGCTGGCGGTCTGGAAGAGCTTCAAGACCCCCAAGGTCGAGGTGGACGACCCGTGGGGTTATGGAGGGTCCCTGGAGTGGGCCACCTCGTGCCCGCCGCCGCGGCACAACTTCGACCACATCCCGCGGATCCGTTCCGAGCGTCCGGCGTTCGACCTGCACCACCCGGCGGTCGCCACGATGGAGTCGCCGGAGCCGGACAAGGGCGTCATGGAAGAACTGCTCGGCGGTCCCACGACCGACCCGGAGGGTCGCGTGGGCACACACAGCGGTGACGAGTCGGACCCGCAGGCCGGGCGCGACCAGGAAGGTGGCCAGCGGTGAGGGTCAAGACACTGTCGACCGAGTTCAAGACGTTCGCCCTGCTGGTGCCCTTCTTCGTCGTGGTCGCGGCCGTCTACGCCTACTTCACCGACCCGATGGAGTGGGTCGGGATCGTCGGGCTGTCGTTGACCGCCTGCCTGTGCGCGTTCATCGCCGGCTTCATCTGGTTGACCTCGCGCAAGGTCGACGACCGGCCCGAGGACAACGAACTCGGCGAGATCTCCGACGCGGCGACGGACAACTACGGCTTCTTCAGCCCCCACTCCTGGTGGCCGCTTTGGCTCGGACTGTCTAGTGCCGTGGTCTTCCTCGGCGTGGCCATCGGCTGGTGGTTGGTCATGATCGCCGCCCCGTTCATGGCCCTGGCCACCGTCGGCTGGACCTTCGAGTACTTCCGGGGCGAGAAGGCCGTCTGAGCCCTCTGCAGCGCCCCTCCAGGTGAGACGCCCCTCCTGCAAAGGACGGGGCGTCTCCTGGTTGCTGTGCCCTCGTGCGTGCGCCGTATGCGTGCCCCCGGGCCTAGGGGTCCTGGGGAACGTGCCCGTCGCGCGGGGCGCCCGGTGGTGGCACCCCAGCAACGTCCGCTGCACTCCCTGCACCATCGGGTGGGGGTGGGGGCGAGAGCGTGAGGGCAGCAGCGGCCGAGGCAGTCGCCACCACCTCGCCGGCAGTCGGCGTCACCGGTTGCCCTAGTTCTGCGGTGGGGGGCGGCACCGCAGCCGCGTAGGTGGTCGACAGCGCCCGGTAGGCGGGGGAGACGAGGGCGAGCAGCCCGACCACGACCATGATCAGGCCGGCGCCGAGGAAGACGAGGGCGATGCCCCGGGAGACCGGGGTGCCGGCGCCCACGAGCGGCTCGATGGCCAGCTGCCCGGACTCCGACCGCGCGAAGGGGATGATCCAGCGCGCGGCGATCGGGGCGATGAGGAAGGCGGTCAGCGGGGCCGCGGCGGTCTCCACGGCCATCGCGAACCCGAAGACCCGGCCCTGACGTTCCAGCGGGACCACCCGCTGGATGATGGTCTGCTCGGCCGCCTCGATGGCAGGGATCAGACACATGTAGAGGAAGATCCCCACCACGAAGAGCCAGGCCCACTCGCGGATGGTGAAGACGGCGCCCAGCGCGCCCATGGCGACGACGCACAGCAACATGGTGCGCACCGGTCGGGGCCCGAGACCGAACCTGGCGACCAGGCCGCCGCCGACGATGAACCCGAGCGAGGTGGCGCCGAGGACCAGCCCCCACACGGTGACGTCGAACATCTCCAGGCCGTAGGGATCCATCAGGGCCATGTAGACGCCACCGATGAAATTGTTGAAGGTCGAGAAGAAGATCAGCGCGAACAGTCCCGCGGATGCCGCGATGAGCGCGATCGATCCCCGGATGGCGACCCTGCCCTGGTCGTCGGAGCCGGCCGCGGCGGGCTCGGGCTCCTGGGGCATCCGGATCGTCAGCAGGTGGACCAGCCCGATGCCCACGGCGGCGCAGGCGACCACCATGGTCCAGCCCATGCCGAGGTACCCGATGGCCAGTCCGGAGAGCACGCTGGTCGCGAGGAAGGTGATCCCCTGGGCCGTGCCGACCAGTCCGTTGGCGCGTGCCCGCTCGGCCTCCGGCACCAGGATGGTGACGCAGGTGGACAGGGCGATGTTGCGCATGTGCTCCACGACGGACCCGATCAGGATGAGCACCGCGAGCATCCAGAACCAGGGCTGCTGCAGGTCGGTCAGGGCGGCGCCGGGGACCCGGTGGTAGAAGACCGCGGCCACCACGAACAGGACCAGCGTGGTCACCGACGACAGTCTCATCACGGTGATCTTGCGGTGGTGGTCCACGACCGAGCCGAAGACGATGCTGCTCGCCGAGACGAACAGCATGTAGGCACCGCCGATCACGCCGGTGGCCAGCACCGATCTCGTCTCAAGATAGGCCCAGAAGGTCAGCGCGAACCACAGGAAGCTGGTCGTCAGCCCGGCGACGGCCGTGTTCACCAGCAGGTGGGTGAACGTGCGGCCGACCGGGGGGAGGTTCTTCACCATGCCAGTCTGACCGCTCACACCGACAAACCTCATCGGAATTTGTTGCTGTGGGTCAGGGTCGGCGGGTGTCGGACCGGGTCAACCCCAGCCCAGTGCGTGCAGCCGGTCTTCCTCGATGCCGAAGTGGTGGGCGATCTCGTGGACCACCGTGACGGCCACCTCCTCGATGACCTCCTGCCGGTCCCGGCACATCCGCAGGGTGGGTCCTCGGAAGATGGTGATCCGGTCCGGCATGGTCCCGCCCCAGGACAGGTCGCGCTCGGTCAGCGGGGTGCCGTCGTAGACGCCCAAGAGCTCGGGGTCGTCGTCGGGCGGCTCGTCCTCGACGAAGAACACGACGTTGTCGAGCAGGTCCATCAACTCCGGTGGGACCTGGTCCAAGGCGTCACCGACGGCGTCCTCGAACTCCTCACGGGTCATCGACAGCGGGTCGTCCGGGTCCTCCGGGTCCTCGGGGCCGTGCCGGTGCGGTTCGTGCGGGGTTTGCTCAGTGATGCTGACCCGGCTCCAGGGCCTCGGCCCGCTCGTCCTCGGACTCGCCCGCGGGCAGGGCCTCGGTCTCACCGTGGTGGTGTGCGGCCGCCAGCTCGGTGGGGGTGACGGGCTCGACCCGGTCCTTGAAGTAGAACTCGGACAGCGCCCGGCGGGCCTTGTAGAGCATGCCCCGCGGCTCGCGCACGCCGTGCTCGTCGACCTCGGACCCCTCGGTCACCGACAGCGGGCGCTGCGGCTCGTGCTGGACCAGGTGCCACCGGTCGCTGGGCGAGAGCGGCTCGTGGTGCTCGTAGAACTTGCCCTCGGGGGTGCGCACGATCCGGCCCGACTCCACGCCGTGCATGACCAGGTCGTGGTCGGCCCGCTGCAACGACAGACAGACCCGCTTGACCACCATGAACACCACGATCGGCAGGACGAAGAAGGCCACCCGGAACGAGTTGGTGATGTCGTTGATCGACAGGTGCAACTTGATCGCCAGGATGTCGTTGACCGTCGCCAGGGCGAGCACCACATACATCGAGATGCCTGCGGCACCGATGGCGGTCCGGACCGGGGCGTTGCGCGGGCGGTCCAGCAGGTGGTGCTCGCGCTTGTCACCGGTGATCCAGGCCTCCAGGAACGGGTAGGCGCCCAGGATGATCCAGACGAGGGGGAGCAGCACCAACGAGCCCAGAAAGATGTTGAAGCTCCAGGTGAAGCCCCACAACTCGAACTCGAGCCAGCCGGGCAACAGGCGCAGCGCCCCGTCGGAGAACCACATGTAGAAGTCCGGCTGGGACCCTGCGGTGACCTGTGTCGGGTCGTAGGGTCCGTAGACCCACACGGCGTTGATCGTGACCAGTGCCGAGATGAGGGCGACGACACCGAACACGATGAAGAAGAAGCCGCCGGCCTTGGCCAGGTACACCGGCATGAACGGGAAGCCGACCACGTTGTCGTTGGTCCGGCCCGGGCCGGGGAACTGGGTGTGCTTGTGCACCATGACCAGCACGATGTGGGCGGTGAACAGCCCGACCAGGAGCGCCGGCAGCAGCAGCACGTGGGCGATGAAGAGGCGGGGGATGATCAACTCGCCCGGGAACTCCCCGCCGAAGACGAAGAAGGTCATGTAGGACCCGATGACCGGGGCGGACTGCATGAAGCCGTTCATCGCCCGGATGCCGGTGCCGGAGAGCAGGTCGTCCGGGAGGGAGTACCCGGCGAAGCCCTCGATGCAGGCCAGCAGCGACAGGACCGCACCGATCACCCAGTTGATCTCACGGGGCTTGCGGAACGCGCCGGTGAAGAAGACCCGGGCCACGTGGAGCGCGATGCCCACGATGAACAGCAGCGCGGCCCAGTGGTGCATCTGCCGGATCAGGAGCCCGCCCTTGATCTCGAAGGAGATGTCCAGGGTGGAGGCGTAGGCCTCGCTCATCCCGACGCCCTGCAGCGGCACGAAGGACCCGTCGTAGACGACGTGGCCCATGCTCGGGACGAACCAGAAGGTCAGGAAGGTCCCGGTGATCAGGCAGATGATCATCGAGTACATCGCGATCTCGCCCAACAGGAACGACCAGTGGTCCGGGAAGATCTTCTTCATCATGAAGCGCATGCCCTTGGCAGCGCCCAGCCGTTCGTCGGCCCAGACCAGCGGGGGCGGCAACGTGGGGTTGCTCGCGACCTCCGCCGTGGGGCTGTCGGACCGCACGGTCCCGGCCGGCGAGTCGCCGCCGCGCAGCGCGTCCGCGCCCTGCGGCACGTGTGTGGTGCTCATCAGCCACGCTCCCAGAAGCTCGGGCCCACCGGCTCGGCGAAACCGTCCGCCGCGACGAGGTAGCCCTCGCCGTCGACGGTGATCGGCAGCTGGGGCAGCGGGCGCTTGGCCGGACCGAAGATGACCTTGCAGTCATCGGTCATGTCGAAGGTCGACTGGTGGCACGGACACAGCAAGTGGTGGGTCTGCTGTTCGTACAGCGCCACGGGGCAGCCGACGTGGGTGCAGATCTTGGAGTAGGCCACGATGCCCTGGTAGCCCCACTCGCGTTGCTTGCTGCTCTTGATCTTCGCCGGGTCGAGGCGGACGAGGATGATCGAGTCCTTCGCCTTGGCGGTCATCATCACGCTCGGGTCCAGCTCGTGGGCCGCCTCCCCGACGAAGCCCTCGGGCATGACGTGGAAGACCGAGCCCTGGGTGACGTGCTCGGGCCGGATCGGGGTGCCTGACGGGTCGATCATCAGGCGCATGTCCTTCTTCCAGTTGGTGATCGACAGCTTGTTGCCGGGCAGCGGGCCCAACCCGCCGGCGACCTGCAGGGCCAGCGGCAGCGCGAACAGGCTCAGCGCACCACCGGCGGTCATCAGCAGCAGTGGGCGCCGGTTCAACTGGGCGCTGCGGTAGCCGCGGGACAGGTGCTGGGCGGTCTCCAGCCTGGCCTGGTCGTCGGAGGCCTGGGGGTGGCGCTCCTCGGAGACCTCGACGTCGGACATCAGGGTCTTGGCCCAGTGCCCGGCACCGAGTCCGATGCCCAGCAGCGAAACCGCCAGGGTCAGCCCGAGACCCAGGTGGTAGACGTCCATCTCGCCGATCCAGAAGACCCAGCCGCGCTGGCCTTCCTCCATGAAGAAGTAGACGGCGATGAAGCCCAGCGTGCCCAGCATCGAGAGGGTGAACAGGGCCGCGACCTGGCGCTCGGCGCGCTTGGCGGCCTTGGGGTCCACGTCGGCGCGACGCGGGACGTGCGGCGGGATCCCCGGGTTCTCGAACCGGTCGGTCGTCGCGGCGGAGTTCTCTCCTCCGTGCGGTGCCAGCTCCTGGGTGGTGTCACTCACGTCAGGCCGCCTTCCGTCCGAGCCACACGGCCAAGCCGATCATCAGGGCCGCTCCGATCGTCCAGATGAACAGGGCGTCACCGGCCGGCCCCAGGGATCCGAGGCTGTGGCCGCCGAAGGAGTTGCCGCCCTCCTCGACGTCCTTGAGGAAGGCGATCACGTTCTCCTTCTCCTGCGGGGTGATGTTGTAGTCGTTGAAGACCGGCATGGACTGCGGGCCGGTCAGCATGGCCTCGTAGATGTGGGTGGCCTCCACGCCCATCAGGCTGGGGGCGAACTTGCCGCGCGTCAGGGCGCCGCCGGACCCGGAGGAGTTGTGGCACATCGCGCAGTTCGTCCGGAAGATGGCCCCGCCCTCGGCGATGTTGGCGCCCTCCAGGTCGAGGAACTCCGGGTCCGGCAACGCCGGT contains:
- the ctaD gene encoding cytochrome c oxidase subunit I is translated as MAIVTGERPDTLSAPQPAAPRRDLGRLFVKVITTTDHKVIGNLYFATSVIFFMLGGLMALVIRAELFTPGLQVVDNPEQFNQMFTMHGTIMLLLFATPLFAGFANALMPLQIGAPDVAFPRLNMFAYWLYLLGGLIVMGGFLVPGGAAAFGWFAYQPLAGAMHSPGMGGDLWVMGLALTGFGTILGAVNFITTIICMRAPGMTMFRMSMFTWTVLVTSILVLMVFPVLAAAFFGMAADRIVGAHIFDPEHAGAMLWQHMFWFFGHPEVYIIALPFFGLISEIVPTFSRKPLFGYKTMVFAVVAIAALSVSVWAHHMYATGAVLLEFFAIMTMLIAVPTGLKFFNWVGTMWRGKITFETPMVWSLGFLVTFLFGGLTGVILASPVLDFHVTDSYFVVAHFHYVVFGTVVFAMFAGFYFWWPKFTGHMLNEKLGKLHFWMLFFGFHGTFLIQHWLGVVGMPRRYADYLPEDGFTWMNQVSTVSSFLLGASMLPFLLAVWKSFKTPKVEVDDPWGYGGSLEWATSCPPPRHNFDHIPRIRSERPAFDLHHPAVATMESPEPDKGVMEELLGGPTTDPEGRVGTHSGDESDPQAGRDQEGGQR
- a CDS encoding cytochrome c oxidase subunit 4, giving the protein MRVKTLSTEFKTFALLVPFFVVVAAVYAYFTDPMEWVGIVGLSLTACLCAFIAGFIWLTSRKVDDRPEDNELGEISDAATDNYGFFSPHSWWPLWLGLSSAVVFLGVAIGWWLVMIAAPFMALATVGWTFEYFRGEKAV
- a CDS encoding MFS transporter, translating into MVKNLPPVGRTFTHLLVNTAVAGLTTSFLWFALTFWAYLETRSVLATGVIGGAYMLFVSASSIVFGSVVDHHRKITVMRLSSVTTLVLFVVAAVFYHRVPGAALTDLQQPWFWMLAVLILIGSVVEHMRNIALSTCVTILVPEAERARANGLVGTAQGITFLATSVLSGLAIGYLGMGWTMVVACAAVGIGLVHLLTIRMPQEPEPAAAGSDDQGRVAIRGSIALIAASAGLFALIFFSTFNNFIGGVYMALMDPYGLEMFDVTVWGLVLGATSLGFIVGGGLVARFGLGPRPVRTMLLCVVAMGALGAVFTIREWAWLFVVGIFLYMCLIPAIEAAEQTIIQRVVPLERQGRVFGFAMAVETAAAPLTAFLIAPIAARWIIPFARSESGQLAIEPLVGAGTPVSRGIALVFLGAGLIMVVVGLLALVSPAYRALSTTYAAAVPPPTAELGQPVTPTAGEVVATASAAAALTLSPPPPPDGAGSAADVAGVPPPGAPRDGHVPQDP
- a CDS encoding metallopeptidase family protein; protein product: MTREEFEDAVGDALDQVPPELMDLLDNVVFFVEDEPPDDDPELLGVYDGTPLTERDLSWGGTMPDRITIFRGPTLRMCRDRQEVIEEVAVTVVHEIAHHFGIEEDRLHALGWG
- a CDS encoding cytochrome b, which codes for MSTTHVPQGADALRGGDSPAGTVRSDSPTAEVASNPTLPPPLVWADERLGAAKGMRFMMKKIFPDHWSFLLGEIAMYSMIICLITGTFLTFWFVPSMGHVVYDGSFVPLQGVGMSEAYASTLDISFEIKGGLLIRQMHHWAALLFIVGIALHVARVFFTGAFRKPREINWVIGAVLSLLACIEGFAGYSLPDDLLSGTGIRAMNGFMQSAPVIGSYMTFFVFGGEFPGELIIPRLFIAHVLLLPALLVGLFTAHIVLVMVHKHTQFPGPGRTNDNVVGFPFMPVYLAKAGGFFFIVFGVVALISALVTINAVWVYGPYDPTQVTAGSQPDFYMWFSDGALRLLPGWLEFELWGFTWSFNIFLGSLVLLPLVWIILGAYPFLEAWITGDKREHHLLDRPRNAPVRTAIGAAGISMYVVLALATVNDILAIKLHLSINDITNSFRVAFFVLPIVVFMVVKRVCLSLQRADHDLVMHGVESGRIVRTPEGKFYEHHEPLSPSDRWHLVQHEPQRPLSVTEGSEVDEHGVREPRGMLYKARRALSEFYFKDRVEPVTPTELAAAHHHGETEALPAGESEDERAEALEPGQHH
- a CDS encoding ubiquinol-cytochrome c reductase iron-sulfur subunit; protein product: MSDTTQELAPHGGENSAATTDRFENPGIPPHVPRRADVDPKAAKRAERQVAALFTLSMLGTLGFIAVYFFMEEGQRGWVFWIGEMDVYHLGLGLTLAVSLLGIGLGAGHWAKTLMSDVEVSEERHPQASDDQARLETAQHLSRGYRSAQLNRRPLLLMTAGGALSLFALPLALQVAGGLGPLPGNKLSITNWKKDMRLMIDPSGTPIRPEHVTQGSVFHVMPEGFVGEAAHELDPSVMMTAKAKDSIILVRLDPAKIKSSKQREWGYQGIVAYSKICTHVGCPVALYEQQTHHLLCPCHQSTFDMTDDCKVIFGPAKRPLPQLPITVDGEGYLVAADGFAEPVGPSFWERG
- a CDS encoding c-type cytochrome; its protein translation is MKKLAARRRSPIAILVLLLLGLTMTGTAYAVMKPEAPSAVPTATADADDVKAGKELFLANCASCHGTNGEGNPPAGPSLVGVGAAAVNFQVGTGRMPLAAPGVQAPAKGRNHFTEEQTAQLVAFVASLGPGPALPDPEFLDLEGANIAEGGAIFRTNCAMCHNSSGSGGALTRGKFAPSLMGVEATHIYEAMLTGPQSMPVFNDYNITPQEKENVIAFLKDVEEGGNSFGGHSLGSLGPAGDALFIWTIGAALMIGLAVWLGRKAA